GGTTGGACAGTGCAGATGTAGGGATGgtgttatccccttctgacatcacaaggggagacaattTTCAATAATCAATTTTGTCACATGcctgcagagaatggtttaccaaaactaagtaactgtgttgatctttttaaATTTTCTAGTTTGATAAAAGCACGGGGGGCcaaatattagggatgcaccgataccacttttttggagtacgagtatgagtacttagacatttctcagaccgtggtatcgatccctggtatcgggggactttagaaaatgtggtattgaggccgataccagtatcggtattggtgcatccctaccaAATATAGCACATAAACTTGGaaaatatgtcccctttaaggtttATATAAGGCAAGTTTTATGGTTGTGTCTTGTTACAGGCTCAGAACAGCAGCAGGTTGAAATGTGCAGTCCGTCCAGAGGAAGAGGCCAAAGAGCTCAGACAAACCCTTGATCTACTCGATTCAGAAATAGCCCAGCTGGAGAAAGCGTGAGTAGTAAATTTGGAGAAAAAATAGCACATTCATGCTTTTAGAGGACTGTAAAGTAAATGGATTCCATTACAGATACGTTACACAATTGATACATTAATATTATGATACCAAAAATTTattcttcttattattattaagtcagttaaatatttaaactgtgTAAAAAGATGTCAAATGTAATAATGcttttgtatttctgttattgTTTTGCAGTGGATTTGTTGAGAAGGAATTGGATCAACACATAGATTTGTTGCATGAATACAATGATATCAAAGACATTGGACAAACTCTACTAGGCAGATTAGGTAAGTTTTCAAGTTACAGCCATACAACCTTTGGACAATAAGCCatactttataaaatgtttGAATCCTATTGCATTTATATTTCAGTCACATATTTTGATAGCATGCCCAAGCAGCATTCATTCAtgctttataaaagtttaactTCTTtagcaaaaactttaaaatggtACAATAATGGATACaaaaaatatcaattaaaatTATATGTATAACCCACTGGTCATCAGGTATTAGTGGAAAATGTTTCTAGATATGTAATACACCTATAACATGCACCCATGGTTATTCTGCTAGgacaggggtgggcattcctggtcctggagggccactgtcctgcaaagtttagctccaaccataatcaaacacacctgactgccatttccaagtaatcctgcaGCTTTTGGTTAGGTTTTTCATCTGTGTTTGAATTAGGGTTGGAGCTTAACTTTAGAGGACAGTGGCCCTTCAGGaacaggaatgcccacccctgtgCTAGGAGATAAATTAACACACCCActaaattttaaaaataactgcAAAATGGGTCAGAAAATGTTAAAGGTAAAGCAATATTTGTTTGCAGATGCTGCtagctttgtttttttgtaatcTAATACAGTGACATGTATGCATCCTTAAAAGTGTGATTTAAAGTGATAGTTAGATAGACCCATACGATGTGGCAATagcacaaaaaatattttcacaattaaagggatagttcacccaaaaatgaaaattttcatTTAATCACCCTTAAGTTGTTATAggcctgtatacatttctttgttctgttgaacacaaaggaagatatttgtaatgaaaCAGAAAACAGGACCACCATTGACtactaaaaaaacaaatactatggaggTTAATGGTGCTCAGAAACTGTTAGGTTACAAACATTGTTCCAAAATATtagtgttcagcagaacaaaggaATTTATACAGGTCTGTaccaacttgagggtgagtaaataatgacataattttcatttttgggtgaactatccctttaattgtcCAAATACTTTTTGTGCTATTGCATCATCTTACATGTGTTTGATAGTCAATATAAATGAGCATCTTTTAAGGTTAGTATCAACCTGAATAAAGATAAATATCTGTGAGTTTTTATCAGAAATGTCCACATTTCACACATGTTAATTGTTCATCTGCTTTTCATAATCACTTAGGCCTACACGCTTCCACCATCCCACTCATATCAGTGGGTTACAACTGGTATTTCTCTCTAGTGTAAAGATTATGATAATGACATCCTCCGATATCCAGGCTGCATTATGCAATATAATGGGCTCCTTTCAGACTGACAGACCTGCTGAGTGTCTTGTCTGCTGTGGCCCCATAGTGACTTCAGCTGGCTTGAGGGCCAATAGGGGCCTGTACCACGTCATCCACCCCCATGTGACCACTAACAAAAACaactgtctctctgtctctttctctctctcagctGGCTCGCGTGGACTGACCACAAGAGACTTGTACAGTCATTTCGGCCTTGAGTTAGATGACTGAGTGGCAAGCATCATTAAATACTTTGATATTGTAGAGGGGAACCATTTATGGCCCTGATTGTAAATAATATTATGggtctatttttgttttttgtatgcaataacaaataaaacaagttGCTGTTCTTGATACTTTTGTGTTTTTCGTTTGTCCAACTGATTTTGTTTCGTAAACATTCTCAATTTTGTCGAACCGGTACCATTTTACACAGGATGCACCGAAACAAAATTTGATTTGTTAGAATGACATCTACCGATACAGATAGATACTGATAGTTTTGCATTTTTctacttgttttaaattaatatgttCTGAAATCCCAGATTTTTTCCGTTTTCCCGCCCCTTTTGATTGGCAGGATATAATCTTCCCTGATCATCTTCTGTTTAAAACAATAAGCAAATTTCTTTTACCTGCCCATAccgattatttttttatacaaagtgtaataaatgtttacatgcaaatcaaagCATTGAGTGAGATGTCACAGTCATCATTAAAACAGCACATGATGAAACTAAAATTCAAGGACAGGGGTTTTTCCCCATGCGGGCTGGTTGGAAATCTTATACGTCTGATCTCATTGTATATTTCTGGCAAAGCTTCTGTTGCAAAGAAGGATCAAATTAGACCATATTGATGGATAATACTGTCCTATCCCATATCTTGTTAGGACAATATCGATATATTACCAAAACTCGATATATGGCCTACTTGTTACAATCTACTAAGAAATTGAAAAGGCCCGTGTGTCAATGTTGTGAAAAAGAAATGGGTTTTATCTCACCTCCTGCCTTTCCTTACTTTCTGATGACTCAACAAGGAGGTGGTcttcatagatatgtataaaggctagatgtgttacggctgagtctctaacgtcatcacctggcggccatcttacctcagacagctcgctcactcgtagtattgtgtttaatggtgcatgtacttttaaatcaccataacttgctcaatttttcaaacggtttggtttcttacaattgttattaacgtggctataattctggattcttttatcatgtttcatgaaaattatccataagtatgcagtgtcataggtacatctctgacgtttataacaaaccaaacagtttgaaaatcggtagaaaattgagcaagttatggtcatttaaaagtacatgctcCATTAAACACAATGCTACGAGAGAGCGAgtgccctgtggtaagatggccgccaaatgcgaacgttccactcaattggccagcagcgcgggcgagacatctagcctttattatacatatctatgggtgGTCTTGGcaaggagagggagagagagagactgcaTATGAACATGATTTCAGACGGTTCAGATAAGGGAAATTAGGCATAGAGCACCCAAAAATCAAAATTTAGTTATGTTTCTTCTCACctttatgtcattttaaaccTGGAATAACAATGCACAGATTTTATGGTTTTCACAGAGCTTGATCGTCCCCTGTGCAGGGTCATTCAGCAGACTAACTGGTTGTGTGCCCCAGTACAGAGGAAAGCAAGtaatacaggtttgaaacaacaacCAAATAATGctttaaagggaacatattatggcctttttacaagatgtaatataagtctcaggtgtgccaaTAATGTGTCTGTGAAATTTCAGCTCAAattaccccacagataatttattctagtatgtccaaaatgcccctatttgagagggacctttaaatgcaaatgagctacagctcctcactcccttacaaacagacagtgagcacttttagttaaaatagatctgattaatacTGTCTGAGACATAGTATCTAAGAGTACAACTTGCTGAGGGTGGAAACAATGGTTATGTAGGACTGtaagtgggtggggctttatcaatgtgacctcacattgataagagaatcaaaatgGCATGTCTAATTAGACTGCTGTGGTTTAATGGAGCTATTTTTTTTTCATCGTAGGAtgacactgccaacacacattatgtccaaacacattgtaaaagtgaattttttataataggtgccctttaaaataaCAGGTTGATATTAGTTaagacgtgtgtgtttgtgtccaTTTGACACATTTGACTTTGAATGACCAATGTTGGACATGAATGAAACCAAGAAAACCCTGTGCTCAGCATAAACGAAGCATTAATAGTTCCGTTGAAAATCTATTTGTTAGGCAAAACGACTTACTGACACATGTTTTAAAATGGCCGTTGCAACCAATTCACTCTCGTGGTCGTATATACGTCTGATTGATACTTTAAATAAATGAGAGTAATAAGGAAGAGACTTGAAATATGCAGGCTTGTTGATGCCGACACTTTTGTCATTGAAACGCACGGTTTTATCATTCATAGTATTCACCAAGAAAGTAAATAGTGACAGGATATTTATAAAACGAAAGGGGGGATTCAGAATTTTTGTGGCTTTAATTGACACAAACAGATGTTTTTCCACTACAATAGCCAGAAAATACCTCCTCCCTCTCCTCCATCATTCCTCATGGTCCTGCAGTCGCTTTGTAACTACCGGGTGGAAACTGCCGCGATGATTCGCTGCCTGCGCCACATTTCCTTGACAGGACACGAAGTCCCGCCCACCCCGAGTAAACCGACGTCGCCCTGAGAACGCAATTGGTCCAGAGAGCGGTCAATCAGTCAAACGCAAAGCACCGGCGTATTGAGAGTGGGCAGGCTCAAGTACGAAAATTATAAGGTCATTGGAATTACCGGGGCCGCGATCGGTCGTTACAATGATGCGATAACAAAACCGAGTGAAATAATGAATTAAACGAGAGCATAGTCTAGCAAACGAGCCCCGCTTATAAGGCCAAAGGCAGACGCGCGGTCCTCCTCACACCGCCGCGCGCGTGTATCAGCGCAGGTAAAAGCGGTGGAGGTTTCGCTTAAGCCGATCAAGGTGGGATTGAAAGGAGCAGGCTCCTCTTCTGACATACCAAGCGTTATCGTGGACCACGGAGACAGAAACTGAGGTATTTTACGCACCGCAGACACCTGTATCTATTAATGTTTTATCTGATGTCCATTTCCGGAATCTCCTGTATCATTACTCGTCCTTATTGGATGTCAGCTGCCAGATAAAGATGTATTTGGGTTCATGCAATAATGTGAAAATACAAAATGTCCCGGTTAGATTGAGTATATCGTATAGATAGATATATGTTAGAGTGTAATAGACTATAATTCAGTTACATGGAAATGGGATGCCTGACATCCGCACATGACTATTCAATATAAATCATCCTTGAACGGCGTCGATTTATACATCGCATCGTATATAAGACTCGCTGTATAAATACACGATGCAGTATCGTACGACCGGGTGAAATCGTGATACAATGTATCTTGTGTTTGTAACCGTAGAGTGAAGCTCAGTGTACTGCGGTAATGTACGGCCAATGTGCTCGCTCGGATTTCCGGGCCGGAGCGAATCAGGCGATGCAGTAACCCTGATGTCTGATGACTCTTCTGCATTGCATTAATATGAATCCGCACCCACTAGAAGACATTATCGTTTTGTCTTGCGTCGACACACGACTGACAGGTTTAACAGATATGAATATGCAGGGAGGTTGGATTTTCCTCGAGCATCCCTTTAGAATGAAGAGTCAGACATTGCGAGATTCCCTGTGATGCGGATAAAACGTACGATGATGGAGACTATCGCGTGACCATCATTGCTGTCGGTCACTGATGAGAGTGTGTGAAATGGCGTTGTACTTGTAGTTTTTAGTAATTTCTATCAAATTCTGGGAGAACAAGTTGACACGTGTAACTCTGGGAATATTATTGAGAGCAATTATTGTGGATATACACACTTTCTTTACTACAGCATGGCGCCCCAAATGGGGCAAGTAGTCACAATGGCAGTATGCTATCAAATACCATATTTTATGCTCGTCAGCAAAATGTATAGAGtacaattatatttaaatcaaaacaaaaaagctgCCATTTTGAACAACTATTGCTTGAGCTTTCAGAAATTGTAAGCTATAATATTATGATAAACACCtgacattttatgacaaatataCTTAAAATGGAAACACACTTCATctaaaaatttatatttgtggCTAAACTACAGTTGACCCTTACCTGAATGAAACACAGGGTTGTTTTATTGCATAATTGTTTACACAAGAGctattacaaaaatataaaaaagcagTTGTGTAATTGGACTTTTGACTTTATAGCTGCTGAGATACAGCccttaaataaatgtagatcCCTTAACAACTACCCTTTGGTTTCCCTAGATATATATATGCTTATAGAAAGCATGTGGTATTGCAGTTCAGCAGGTGTTAGCCTGTATACTGCATTCAAATGAGCTGTGTAAAGAATCGTGCAGATCAGGTAGCTCTGTTGTCTTTCGACATTGAAATTCAACCCACCCTAGTTACTTAATGAAGAAAGCAACGAAACTTCCCAAACTTGAAAGCATTTCAACGTAGAAAGAGCATTTTTTTTGTAGTGCAGCAAAAAATCTTATTTGCAAATAGCTCCTTTATTCCAGTTGCATGATCTTTATCTGTACCTCATATGCAAATCAGAGAAAGAAACACTAAGCCAatcaaaaactattttttatcTCTACTTTATATTTATTGCCAGATTTAACAATAACCTTTGCAGGTCAAAACATTAgggttttttatttttgtaaaaaagaGTACGAATAAGTTTGCCCATGCATAATATCAGGGCTGCGCAATATAGTGGGATAGAAAAAATATCGCAAATGTGCATATCGCAATGGTTATGAAcaataaaattttaatattgCAAAAAGTAACGTATGGTCAAAGTTTTAGGTAAATGCAGATAATATATCTGGCACTCAGATGGATGTTAGTTGggatatttgtgtgtgtgacactTTGCGTGAAACCtgtgatatttatttatttatttttgtttgtttatttatttacattgtcTGATTTGTTTTATATAACAGTTAAACATGTCTGTTCACATGTCTGTTCACTTTTCAAATTATATACATTAaattatatagtttaataaaatgtaaatagatttaaaaaaagaaagcaaATATCGCATTATTTACCATGCTATCGCCTATTTCATTTTTTACTATTACACCGCCCTAATTAATACATATAAAGGCCATAAACCAGTTGGAGCctatggtgtagtgggcagcgctccgacatatggtgctttcgcactttcggcgacccgagttcgattcccggcttgtggtcatttgccgatcccatacccctctctcatCCGTGTACTTTCCTGTTCTCTCCTAAACtcactgttaaaaaaaggcaaaaatggccatatatatatttatatataaaacataaacTAGTTAATATTACATCTGGGGTGGGTTTTtccaaaagcatcgttagccaactacTGTCGTAAGTTTCATCGTTATTGACAAAGTTCAGCGATTTGCtgtttcccgaaaccatagTACAAACGAACATTCGCCGGCTGCAtcaacaaaataagcaaaaaacatgtagtgcATTCTTTATCCATCATTCtaaacatataaaaataaacagaattaaagcacTGTATTTGAAAACTGTGCATGTGCGCAGACATACGAGCTTTAAGAACCTGGGGGATACCTGGTAGAAGTGACGTAAGGGGGAACTTGCACAttaattaaatatcttgaaatTAAATCACGgtaacaaaatcagtcttccgGTGCAATGTACGTTATTCACACCagtaatctgacattaaatcgatttaaacagattaattagtactccACCTCCAACGTGACTTCATCGACAATGTTGTcaaaccaacatggttcaaacgaAGTATGTGCGACAAAGTTTTAGGGAAATAGTCTTGAGTAGGTAGTtagtttctccaactatgcatTGTACTATGGTGTTTCAGCAATGAGTTACGCCGTTgttcgggaaacgcaccccGGTTAGTTGTCGAGTATGTGCTGTGCAATTTTGGGGAAACGTGTTTGTAACCGTATCTTCCCAACTTATAACCGTATCATATAAAAATCTGATTTACTGTACATTTTAGTGTACACTACAGTAAATTTAAATCTAGATAACATCCTTCACACAATATAGTTAAAGTAATAAGCACcagtaaatattttaatactaaCAAGACTTCTCCAATGCAATACTAAATTTCCTATATAATTTAAAGGGACTGAATGACTTTTAGCACGGATCAGACTGATACTCTAGACTTTTCACGTTACGGTCAAATGTCAGTTTTTATCTACGGTTGATATTAGTTAATTGACTAGTTTTAATCTTTAAATCTGTCTTGCAAGGTAAAGAGCTTTGTGTATCAATTCTTCAAAGTAATCAGGTTTATATTGGCTCTTATCACACTTTCATTTCAGATTTACAACGTCATAAAAGTGTGCTGAAATATCCATGTCACAATCTTGAGGTTGAAATAATCCTGGTACAGTACAGTTGTCCTGACTCACGTTTCATCTTTGTGTTTGTTAGGATGTTGCGGTTAGCGTGCTCCACGGCCCTACTCCTCGTTCTCAGGGTGTTCGCGGGTCTGTCCTGGTTCCAGGTTCTGCCAtccattttcattttttacacagGATCAGGAGGATGGAAGACCCTTGATGTGTTCGCAAAGACAATTTATCGTGACTTACAGTAAGTTTATAATGTTTTGTCAATATATTGAAATAACAGCTGTGTATATAAAGATAAACTTTGTTAATATGTTGAAGAATCGACTTAGAATAGTCTGATTATTGTATTGTACAGTACATCAATGAGGCAAACCAGTAAGTCCTACAGGTTTTTCAACGAATACAACCCCACATTCCTGTATTACGGGCTAGATGTTTGTTAAAATGAGCTAGTGGTGGAGGTGGGTTTCTGGGTGGCTTCCCGGCAGGTTCGACTTGTTTTTCTTCAATGATTGGCTTTTGAAACGTTCATTGAGTAATTTAAAGCAGCGATGACTTAAGAGTTCAACCAGTTTCTCTTCAAACTGAACTCTCTTGTTCATagtttgcattttaaacaaggcaaagcaattgttttttcataattttgCGGTTTTCGTACTGAGGTTATGCAATTCAGTTTCGGCTTCTGGTCCTGGAGGTGTAGCTGTATCATTTGAACAGCAAAGATTATTCCTTAAGTACCTACACTGAAGGAACGAGGCTTTTAGTGTGCCGGTTAATGGAAGTTAGAAGTCTCCTCTGGGTCAGGGATCGCTGCATTTAGCAATAGGATGGTCAAGCATCTACTTCCTGTCACTTACAGATGTGTTTTTCTGTCACTAAAACAAGAAGTTGATGGGGCAAGAATCCCTGTTTTAAAACGCTTGATTATTCGTCATTTAGTGACCATCAAATTTGTATGATTTAAAGGAACACAAAGTGAtgtattttaaagaatgttatGCTGCTTTATACAATAAAAGTGACATTGGTTATCCATGTCACCGTAACTAAAAACAACAGAGCAATTGAGATTTGAGACATTCTCAATGCAActtaaagtatacatttttatcagtatttgttccccacaaccttttgcactgctaacacaatctTCAACCAGTtgtaaaattatattattttattattttttctttgtcCTGATTTTTATAATTCACTCAGACATTCaatgaatttatttttgtaattacAGTGCAGCCACAGTACTGCTAAGGGTAAGACTGAACGTCACAAGGAATCTACGCGAGCGAAACACCCTCCCTAAACTTTTCGCCAAGTCCGTCAAGAAATACGGCGACAAGACGGCTCTGATCTTCGAAGGAACTGGCGAAAAATGGAGCTTTAAGCAGCTCGATGACTACTCCAACCGCGTGGCTAACTTTCTCCTTCAGAGGGGCTACAAAGAGGGCGATGTGATAGCTCTGTTCATGGAGAACCGCTCTCAGTACGTGGGGCTATGGCTGGGCATGGCAAAGATCGGAGTGGAGGCGGCGCTCATCAACTTCAATCTGAGACTGGAGGCTTTGGTTCACTGCGTCAACATCTCCAACGCAAAAGCCGTGGTGTTCGGCAGTGAACTTACAGAAGGTACTTCTTAGCCTTTATCGGTGTTGGTGTGGCTACTTATACATTGCTATTAAAGTAAAACTGCCTTCCAAGCTACAAGCTACTCCTAATGTAAATCATTTAGCTGTAATGCTTCCATTTACAGCTCTGTAAAGTGGTTTGCTAAAACAAAAGCGACTTACATAAAGCCtgaaaacatgaaataaacTTCCCAAACCTGCAAATGAGGAGAACGATTTTTATGACGGCATATTTTTGCCTTACCCATCTTCtgaagttaaagggacactctgctttttagaaaatatgctaatttttcagctctcctagagttaaatattaaatttttatcattttggaatctattcagctgatctccgggtctggccgtaccacttttagcatagcttagcacaatccattgaatctgattagaccattagcatcgcgctcaaaaataaccaaagagtttcaatatttctcctatttaaaacttgactcttctgtagttacattgtgtactaagaccgatggaaaattaaaagttgcgattttctaggccgatatggctaggaactatactctcattccagcGTAACAATCAAGGCCGTTGCTGCTGTAACATTTCGCCTACTGCAGCCatgatattacgtagtgcctgaaaatagtcccctgctattgaagtGTTTATATTTGTGACTTaagacaaacattttatttttaattggcATTCACCAATGAATTATGCCCAATAACAgaggttttattttttatctggtGCCTTAATATAGTTTCGGATACTTTAGTGCCTTGTAGAAGTGATTTTAATCAAAGCACTAGAAACCAGGAAGTGGTAGGTTAATGAAGGTGACAGTATGCGTATTGTGAGGAACAGAAAATGTGTAGTAGCGTAAAGCACAGATTTATGATGGTCAAAGATCACCAAGCGCAACTTGTGGTGAAAGAACAGTGTTGCATCTGAGATGAAGGTTGAAGGCGTGTGGCTTAGTAGGAGAAAGGGAATTTGTAGCAGAGGTCACAACGAGGGATTACGTCTTGACAATGATTTACTAGTTGTGTCTTAAGTAATTGGAAACTGACTCATAAAGCATGCAGTGTCGAGTCAGCTTTGTTTGCTATTGACATTGCGCCGCAGGTTGTTTATCTTGATCTGCGTATCCTCCAGGACTTGCTtcgtttgttttatttttgtatgtagGTATGTGTACAATATATGAGAATCTCTTTGACGCTCTCACTTTTTTAACATCTCAGCAATGTGTGAGGTGCACAGCTCTATGGGAAAAACAGTGAATCTCTTCTGCTCTGGAGAATGGGATCCCAAACGGGTTCCTGAGGGGACGGAGTGTCTGGAGCCACTCCTGGAGGCGGCCCCTACAAACCAGCCTGAACAACCGGATCGGAGCTTCATAGGTTGGGTAACCAAATATCATAAGCATGCAAACCTTTTTTCAGGTCGAAATATGCATGACAAGATTTTGAAATATAAGGTTGCATCAATGAAATGTACTTATTATACACTAATataaatgttgggttgtttaaacccatAGCTGAGTCAAATTTGGACAAATCTAACAGTTGGGTTAATTTCAACTCGAATACTACATagttcagggctccagactaacttttttcactaggagcacagtggcccccaactgaaaattttaggggtgCAACCAGAAAaattaggggcacacaccgtaaatcaacatgctaaccaaatattcacatttctactaatttccactgtattactaataaatactttaatgataaatgcagaaagtacaatttgctgtttcaaattcagcgtcacattttattgtgcacttttggaaaaaaggtcaaatttactggttgcacatgtgcgacgatgtaaaattcagtggcacattctcaaattttaggggcaaaatgccaccatttgggggcagtctggagccctgtagtTTCATCCCAAATGCTGGGTTTGTCTATATTTGACCCAAATGTGTGGTGATGCAAGCATTTTTTTATAGTCTACTGTGGTGCTTTCTAAGAAAGGCATTTCCTTTGCAGTAAAGaaaatcccataatgcattgcaacaaagaaacttttaaattataaatgtacttAAATCAGAATGAtcaatgttgtttatttattacatatttttatgtgaTATTGTTTTCCTATTATGTTTCTAGATCgtcttttttatatttacacatcGGGAACCACTGGAATGCCAAAAGCCGCTATCGTAGTACATAGCCGGTAAGCATATAATGACTTTCAACTTCAATACTGTACCTGTTCCCTACATCTTATTTTTCTCCCTGGATTTACGCTGTATCTCCTACGTTCATCCCTCAGGTATTACCGCATGGCTGCCCTCGTGTACTATGGTTTCAGAATGAAGTCTGAGGATGTGCTGTATGACTGCTTACCGCTTTACCATTCAGCAGGTACATCACTATTCATCTACAAGACATCTGCATTTCCTGTCAACAAAACCGAGTGCAGGCCACTTCCTGTGTTGTACTATGCAGGCTTGTTTTAGAAAATACATGCGTGTGATTATTTTGTCCAGTGCTGTTAACAGCGGCTTGGGTTAACAAAATGAGGATTAGtttgatttatattttaaaggggccatggcatgaaaatgttagcattgccactttgtaggtgtgagcaaaaatgtgtcgttttgggtgtgtcttttaaaatgcaaatgagctgatgaagtgcaaacactgatggtggtttgatgcaattcaaactcaattgtgttgtgaattattttttctttctttctttctatctgcactaaatggcagtgctgtggttggatagtgcacattaagggggtggtattattgtaataagatatccttatgacatcataaggaaagccaaatttcaatgacctatttttgctcacacctacaaatgttatgccatggcccctttaagggttttttgtgtat
This window of the Paramisgurnus dabryanus chromosome 10, PD_genome_1.1, whole genome shotgun sequence genome carries:
- the swi5 gene encoding DNA repair protein SWI5 homolog → MEASAEEPTTVLVDDPCVKLTPRQGGVSLRKRSSDSTYRGRNVYSGFKSPAQNSSRLKCAVRPEEEAKELRQTLDLLDSEIAQLEKAGFVEKELDQHIDLLHEYNDIKDIGQTLLGRLAGSRGLTTRDLYSHFGLELDD